In Nicotiana tabacum cultivar K326 chromosome 19, ASM71507v2, whole genome shotgun sequence, one DNA window encodes the following:
- the LOC107810177 gene encoding uncharacterized protein LOC107810177 encodes MSKKNDLGRRKRQHEFNLRKEKAEKEKLEKKLQAKKNKMKVDGKDKKKTGGSGFQVGKKKLKTKLTPLAKAKAAQAMEVDK; translated from the exons ATGTCGAAGAAAAACGATTTGGGTCGACGGAAAAGACAGCACGAATTCAATCTTCGAA AGGAAAAAGCAGAGAAAGAAAAGCTAGAGAAGAAGCTACAAGCAAAAAAGAACAAGATGAAG GTAGATGGTAAGGACAAGAAGAAGACAGGTGGAAGTGGGTTTCAAGTGGGGAAGAAAAAATTGAAGACGAAGTTGACACCATTGGCCAAAGCTAAAGCTGCACAAGCTATGGAGGTTGACAAATGA